A genomic segment from Canis lupus baileyi chromosome 13, mCanLup2.hap1, whole genome shotgun sequence encodes:
- the OR4E2 gene encoding olfactory receptor 4E2: protein MEAPNQTRVTEFVFLGLTDNWALGTLLFVAFSLAYVLTLLGNTLIIVTTALTRRLHTPMYFFLSNLSFIDTCHSSVTVPKMLEGLLRERKTISFDDCIAQLFFLHLFACAEILLLTVMAYDRYVAICAPLRYPNVMSIRVCVQLVLALWWGGTVHSLVQTLLTIRLPYCGPNVIDSYFCDVPPVIKLACTDTYLTGVLIVSNSGTISLTCFLALVTSYTIILVSLRKQSAEGRRKALSTCSAHFMVVAFFFGPCIFIYTRPDTSFSIDKVVSVFYTVVTPLLNPLIYTLRNEEVKSAIKHLRQKQVFS from the coding sequence ATGGAGGCTCCGAATCAAACAAGAGTGACTGAGTTTGTCTTCTTGGGGCTCACAGATAACTGGGCGCTGGGGACGCTACTTTTTGTGGCATTCTCCCTGGCTTATGTGCTCACCCTTCTGGGGAACACTCTCATCATAGTGACCACGGCCCTTACCCGGCGCCTCCAtacccccatgtacttcttcctgagCAACCTGTCCTTCATTGACACCTGCCACTCCTCGGTCACTGTGCCCAAGATGCTGGAGGGCCTGCTTAGGGAGAGAAAGACTATTTCCTTTGATGACTGCATTGCGCAGCTCTTCTTCCTACACCTGTTCGCTTGTGCTGAGATCCTTCTGCTGACCGTCATGGCTTACGACCGCTACGTGGCCATCTGTGCCCCGCTGCGCTACCCCAACGTGATGAGCATCCGGGTGTGTGTGCAGCTCGTCCTCGCCCTCTGGTGGGGGGGTACCGTTCACTCTCTGGTGCAGACCCTCCTGACCATTCGTTTGCCCTACTGCGGCCCCAACGTTATCGATAGCTACTTCTGCGATGTGCCCCCCGTCATCAAGCTGGCCTGCACGGACACCTACCTCACGGGAGTGCTCATTGTCTCCAACAGTGGAACCATCTCCCTCACCTGTTTCCTGGCTTTGGTCACCTCTTACACAATCATCCTAGTGTCTCTTAGAAAACAGTCTGCTGAAGGGCGCCGGAAAGCTCTGTCTACATGCTCAGCCCACTTCATGGTGGTCGCCTTCTTCTTTGGACCATGCATCTTCATCTACACTCGGCCAGACACCAGCTTCTCCATCGACAAGGTGGTATCTGTCTTCTACACCGTGGTCACCCCTTTGCTAAATCCCCTCATTTACACCTTGAGGAATGAGGAGGTAAAAAGTGCCATAAAGCATCTCAGACAGAAACAGGTTTTCTCATAA
- the OR4E1 gene encoding olfactory receptor 4E1, giving the protein MEAGDLLNQTTLVTHIRLRGLSVDQRVQMAVFAMFLTFYVLTLAGNILIVITIIYDRRLHTPMYFFLSNLSFIDVCHSTVTVPKMLVDTWAEEKLISFDGCVTQMFFLHLFACTEIFLLTVMAYDRYVAICKPLQYLTVMSWRVCVLLAVALWVGGTIHSISLTSLTITLPYCGPDEIDSFFCDVPQVIKLACTDTHIIEILIVSNSGLISVVCFVVLVVSYAVILVSLRQQISEGRRKALSTCAAHLTVVTLFLGHCIFIYSRPSTSLPEDKVVSVFFTAVTPLLNPIIYTLRNEDMKNALNKLMGRLEGKGKK; this is encoded by the coding sequence ATGGAAGCGGGGGACCTACTCAATCAAACCACCTTAGTGACACACATTCGGCTTAGAGGCTTATCTGTAGATCAGAGGGTGCAGATGGCTGTGTTTGCCATGTTCCTCACTTTCTACGTCCTGACACTGGCTGGGAACATCCTCATTGTCATAACTATTATCTACGACCGCCGGCTTCATACCCCCATGTATTTCTTCCTCAGTAACCTGTCTTTTATCGATGTGTGCCACTCCACTGTCACTGTCCCCAAGATGCTGGTAGACACATGGGCAGAAGAGAAGCTTATCTCCTTTGACGGCTGCGTCACTCAGATGTTTTTCCTGCACCTCTTCGCCTGCACCGAGATCTTTCTGCTCACTGTCATGGCCTACGACCGGTATGTGGCCATTTGCAAGCCCCTGCAGTACCTGACGGTGATGAGCTGGAGAGTGTGTGTGCTGCTGGCTGTAGCCCTGTGGGTGGGGGGGACCATCCACTCCATATCGCTGACCTCCCTCACCATCACGCTGCCCTACTGTGGTCCTGATGAGATTGACAGCTTCTTCTGCGATGTGCCTCAGGTGATCAAACTGGCCTGCACGGATACCCACATCATTGAAATCCTCATCGTCTCCAACAGCGGCCTGATCTCCGTGGTGTGTTTCGTGGTCCTCGTGGTGTCCTACGCGGTCATCCTGGTGAGCCTGCGGCAGCAGATCTCCGAAGGCAGGCGCAAGGCCTTATCCACCTGTGCGGCCCACCTCACCGTCGTCACACTGTTCCTGGGACATTGCATCTTCATCTATTCCCGCCCATCCACCAGCCTCCCGGAAGACAAGGTGGTGTCTGTGTTTTTCACGGCCGTTACCCCCCTGCTGAACCCCATCATCTATACTCTTAGGAATGAAGACATGAAGAATGCCTTGAACAAGTTAATGGGAAGGTTGGAGGGGAAAGGTAAAAAATGA